A genomic stretch from Hoplias malabaricus isolate fHopMal1 chromosome 4, fHopMal1.hap1, whole genome shotgun sequence includes:
- the nuak1a gene encoding NUAK family SNF1-like kinase 1, with translation MEASCGELRDALLPVDFPSGEMPPSLAMRRGSSVKKHHHKHNLKHRYELLETLGKGTYGKVKKAVEKHTGRVVAIKSIRKEKIKDEQDMVHIRREIEIMSSLRHPHIISIYEVFENKDKIVIVMEYASKGELYDYISERRKLSERETRHFFRQIVSAVHHCHKNGVVHRDLKLENVLLDENCNIKIADFGLSNLYHKDKLLQTFCGSPLYASPEIVNGRPYRGPEVDSWALGVLLYTLVYGTMPFDGGDHKRLIRQISNGEYREPPQSSDARGLIRWMLMVNPDRRATVEDIANHWWVNWGWKTSVCDCQTPRENSSPMLARFIDWQNRTETQPSKAAQIEPVASSTGLTPARRLRKSSKENDGGTRAVQDEKPGLKRPKGILKTRASSGDQRSQSLCEVELRRSICYQDVESASSPEREDTLGGSPAKIMPSLPKKGILKNSQHRESGYYSSPERSESSELLGGSVVLPPNGSPPKRVARKGILKRNGKYSTHSPLPSVGIHSDGPLPDSGLSRSQSRPSSIVSEDIGLSIGVDWSHSSSKSNIRGCLSAEDLLQMAGFRALQTVAPLHGTKVKRSPPGSPGDNGSFSLLGDLDDVTQVYQQALNISNQLS, from the exons ATGGAGGCGAGCTGTGGAGAGCTGCGGGACGCGCTGCTGCCCGTGGACTTCCCCTCGGGAGAAATGCCGCCTTCGCTCGCGATGAGAAGAGGCTCCAGCGTGAAGAAAcaccatcacaaacacaacCTGAAACACCGCTACGAGCTGCTGGAGACACTGGGCAAAGGCACGTATGGGAAAGTGAAGAAAGCCGTGGAGAAACACACGGGGAGAGTG GTGGCAATTAAGTCCATTCGTAAGGAGAAGATCAAAGACGAACAGGATATGGTACACATACGTAGAGAGATTGAGATCATGTCTTCCCTACGGCACCCGCACATTATCTCAATATACGAAG TGTTTGAAAACAAGGATAAGATTGTGATTGTCATGGAGTATGCCAGCAAAGGGGAGCTGTATGACTACATCAGCGAGCGGCGGAAGCTcagcgagagagagacgagaCATTTCTTCAGACAGATTGTCTCAGCAGTACACCACTGTCACAAG AATGGAGTGGTGCACAGGGATCTGAAACTGGAAAATGTGCTTCTTGATGAAAACTGTAATATAAAG ATTGCTGATTTTGGATTGTCCAACCTTTACCACAAAGACAAGCTTCTACAAACCTTCTGTGGTAGCCCCCTGTATGCTTCACCTGAAATTGTGAATGGGCGGCCATATCGAGGACCAGAG GTTGACAGCTGGGCTCTTGGAGTGTTGCTATACACACTGGTGTATGGCACAATGCCTTTCGATGGGGGAGATCACAAAAGACTCATACGGCAAATCAGCAATGGGGAGTACAGGGAACCACCACAGTCTTCAG ATGCACGTGGCCTGATTCGGTGGATGCTCATGGTAAACCCAGATCGTCGAGCCACAGTTGAGGACATCGCCAACCACTGGTGGGTGAACTGGGGCTggaaaacaagtgtgtgtgactgtcagACTCCGAGAGAGAACAGCTCACCTATGCTGGCCCGTTTTATTGACTGGCAAAACCGCACTGAGACCCAGCCCAGCAAAGCAGCTCAAATTGAGCCTGTTGCCAGCTCCACTGGACTCACTCCAGCCCGGCGCCTACGGAAATCTTCTAAGGAGAATGACGGGGGCACGAGGGCTGTTCAGGACGAGAAACCGGGCCTGAAGAGGCCCAAAGGCATTCTCAAGACACGGGCCAGCAGCGGAGACCAGCGCTCACAGAGCCTATGTGAAGTGGAACTGCGCCGTTCCATCTGCTACCAGGATGTGGAATCAGCCTCCAGTCCAGAGAGGGAGGACACTCTAGGTGGCTCACCAGCCAAAATAATGCCCTCCCTGCCCAAAAAGGGCATCCTGAAGAACAGCCAGCATCGCGAGTCTGGCTATTACTCATCCCCTGAGCGTAGCGAGTCCTCTGAACTGCTCGGGGGCAGTGTGGTACTCCCACCAAATGGTTCACCACCTAAAAGAGTGGCTAGAAAGGGCATCCTGAAGAGGAATGGCAAGTACTCCACTCACAGCCCCCTCCCAAGCGTTGGCATTCATAGTGACGGTCCCTTACCAGACTCAGGCCTTTCTCGGAGTCAGAGCCGACCCTCCAGCATCGTGAGTGAGGACATAGGGCTCTCTATAGGAGTGGACTGGTCACATTCTTCTTCAAAATCAAACATAAGGGGCTGCCTCTCAGCCGAGGACCTGCTACAGATGGCTGGCTTCAGGGCTCTTCAGACAGTCGCTCCACTCCATGGGACAAAGGTGAAACGCAGCCCCCCAGGATCTCCTGGAGACAATGGAAGCTTCTCACTGCTCGGGGACCTAGACGATGTGACCCAAGTATACCAGCAAGCCCTAAACATAAGCAACCAGCTGAGCTAG